Below is a genomic region from Spartinivicinus marinus.
ACACCGAGATAATGTGAATGCTTCCAGCAGCTTCTCTGTTTCTCGCGATACTGAATCCTTGGAAACGTCTACTTCTCAAGACCAAGAGTTATGGAATGCTCAGGCCCGTATTGTTTGGAATGTATTAGATTTTGGAGTGAGTTATTTACGCCAGAAACAACAGGCAAACAAAGTACTGATTGCAGAAGAGCAGCGCCGAAAAGTGGTGCAAAATATTGTTCAAGAAGTACGACACGCGTATTGGCGAGTGGTAGCTGCAGAACAGGTTGAAGCTAAACTTAAACGGGTCATGCGTGAAATTGAGTATGCATTAAATACCGCCAAAAGGATGCAGCATGGAGCGCTACAAAAGCCATTGCTGACCTTGAAATATCGCCGTGATTTGTTGAAAACTCTGCGTAATTTAATGAAAAAGAAGGAACAACTTTCCTTGGCTAAAGCGGACTTATCGCGGTTAATGAATGTTCCGCTTGGTAGTCGCTATCAGGTTGCTCAGCCCCCCCTGGCAACAAATACAGCCGTTGCATTTAGTGCCCATCAATTGCAAAAGCTACAGTTGGCAGCCTTAAGCTATCGACCAGAATTAATGGAAATGGACTATAAATCACGCATAGTCAAAAAAGAGGGTAAGATAGCTAAATTGGATTTATTGCCTGGTTTATCATTTAACCTAGGTTCTTACTATGATGATAATAGTTTTTTGCTTAACCAAAGTTGGGCAGAAGCGGGTATCCAAGTGTCGTATGATTTGATGAAATTAGCCCGTATTCCCGATATTAATTTACTCCACGAAACGCGAGACAAGCTAGTCAATATGCAACGTCAAGCATTAACGTCGGCGGTTTTATCTCAGGTGGAGTTATCATTACGCAGCTATCTCGCGGCTAAACAAGACTTGGAATATTCCATTTGGGCAACAGACATTGAAAAACAACGTTATCGACAATACCAGGCAGCCAGTACCAGTGGTGTGGGTGAACGACTAGAGCTAATTCAGTCTCAAGGGGATTTATTACTAGCGAAACTTGATCAGTATTACCAATATGCAGAGGTGCAAAGCGAGTATGGTATGGTGCTGAATTCGCTGGGAATTGACCCATTACCCAAAACGATGATCAGTCATGATCTAACGACGCTCGCTAAGACATTACAGCACTACTTTGAAAAAGACTTGCGTCAGCATGTCAGTCAAATAGTTAATGTTGAACCGGTTTTAGCGAGTAACACCCTTGAGTCGCCAGACCAGAACACTGCACCACAGTAATTTTATATTTTCGCATGAATTTTTATTAATTTTTTACAAAGGAACTAAAGGTGGCTGCTTTGGTTTCTTTTTGTCATTTGTTTGTCATATAAATCCTTACAATTAACAGCAATTCATGTGACAGAGAAATCGAGAGTTGCTGTGCAGAATGTAACCGCACAATTAACGCAATGGCTTATTTCAGCTGGTTTTGCTGATGCAGCCAACAGGTGTGATCAAATGGTTTACTGTTTTAATTATGATCAACGCTGGCTGTTAAATATTGAACCAGAGACGTCTTCAGATCAGCTTTATTTTTACGGAGTATTAACGCGTTTGACGGACGCTGGTAGACAGCAACTGGCTGAGTATTTGTTGAAGCAAAATTTGCTAGGTCAGGCGACCGATGGGTATAGCTTTGCTTTGGATGATGATGATCATGTCATTCTATGGCACAGGGTAACAGCAAAAGAAATAACGAATGCGATGGCTTTTCAAGATAGCTTGTTTCATTTTGTCGCGGTAGCTGATCGGTGGTGGCATCAGTTGCAAGCTTATTCTGGTGCTTCTCTAGCACATATGAAACGGCCCGTTCAAGCTACAGAACCTTTAGCCATTAAAGTGTAACAATATTTTTGGGTAGTATGATGTTGATTAACCAGTTAACAAACGTATCACGACAGGTGTTGAATGGTTTTTTTCAACAGCCTGCTTCCACAGTAAAACTAGGATTATTGGTGGCAGTGCCAGGATTGGCTAAATCGCGTTTGAGTCAACAAGCTATCCCCCTGCCTGCAGCAGCAGTAAACCAAACCATTCATACTAGTAAAATAACTCCAATTAATGTCAATACAGGGCAACCGCTAACACCAATAAAATCTGCGCCGGAGTCAGCTAAGGAGACATTGGTTGCTCAGCAAACCCAGCCTTGGCCTCCAAGTAAACTGTTGGCCCAGGCTGTCAGCTGTTACGAGCAATCGCTAGCCATGGACAATGGACAACAACCGTTAACTGCTGATCGAACATCAGCCTTTATTGGGCAGTTGCAGGATATTATTAGCCAATGGCAGAACCGACGCCCAGATTATGTAGTAAGAGACTTGGTTGATCAAATTATAATACAGGCTGAGCATGGCTTATCGACATTAGCTAACCAAGAACAGACTACTGAAAAATTAGCCAATGCAGCGGCTCAGTTGAATGATGTGAAGCAGGGTTGGCGTCAGGTGCGTTATAGTCAACCGCACGCAAGTCAGGAATTGCTTGATTGGGTTAGCATGACTTCCACCATGATGTCAAAAAAGGCACGCCATGCACTAGCGCCATTGACAGGGAAGTATAACAAAGAAGCAGCCATATCCCTGCCTGTTGTTCAGCAAACAACGCTAGGCACATTAATTCAACTCAAAAACCAATTAGCACAATTGCTAACGGTTGGAGTAGAAGGCTTTCAACAGCAGTATGGCAGTCATCGTATCGCTTTAATGCAAAAACAGCTGGCTGAGTTTGCTATTCCTTTAACTATTGATGATACAGCAGCCTTCAATGGGCGGGTTGACGATCATCCCGCCCTATCAGAAATTAAATTGTTGCTGACCTTACATCAACAGAGTTTAAGTGTATCTCCAGCAAAACGTGGAACAGCTAAAGGGCTAATCAATAATGCTGCTCAAGTGGGAGAGCGCTTTAAGGCTAATATTCAGGAAAAACAACAGTCACGCATTGGCCAATTATTTCGGCCAGTAAAATTTCGCCATAAAATTCTGCAAAATAACCTGGCTCAGGAGTTGAGGCAGGCAAAACCCAGCGTGAAAAAAGCAGATTTACTTAAAGAAAAAGCCAAGCTAGGAGGGGGCTTACAACGGGCACACAATACCAGTACCCAGCTTGATCAAATGGCTGCTGCAGGGGAGGCAAGTCAGTTACCATTAGCTGCGAGCTTAGCCCCTAATGCCCTTGGGCTAACTGAAGCGGTGGCCGGAGTGACAAGCTCGGTGATAAAAACCCAGGAAGTCTTAAGTAAGATAAGGCAGTTGCAGTCTAATCAACAAGCACAACTAGCGGCTAAAGATAAGATCGCACAATTTTTACAACAGCCTGTGGGTAGACAGCAAAACTCATTTCCTCAATTGGTTGCTGGTCTGCTAGACCTGAACAAGGGGAAACTGGGAAAAGCCGGGTTTTATGGTTTGGTG
It encodes:
- a CDS encoding TolC family protein, producing MIKAQGRVGYIKVSIGVLALCVTGCVVTPKPIDKETINQRVTSDLEQMFKDQEPVRGEISLYEAMARALKYNLAHRLKMLDQVVKNRELDVSRYDLLPQLAASAGYKHRDNVNASSSFSVSRDTESLETSTSQDQELWNAQARIVWNVLDFGVSYLRQKQQANKVLIAEEQRRKVVQNIVQEVRHAYWRVVAAEQVEAKLKRVMREIEYALNTAKRMQHGALQKPLLTLKYRRDLLKTLRNLMKKKEQLSLAKADLSRLMNVPLGSRYQVAQPPLATNTAVAFSAHQLQKLQLAALSYRPELMEMDYKSRIVKKEGKIAKLDLLPGLSFNLGSYYDDNSFLLNQSWAEAGIQVSYDLMKLARIPDINLLHETRDKLVNMQRQALTSAVLSQVELSLRSYLAAKQDLEYSIWATDIEKQRYRQYQAASTSGVGERLELIQSQGDLLLAKLDQYYQYAEVQSEYGMVLNSLGIDPLPKTMISHDLTTLAKTLQHYFEKDLRQHVSQIVNVEPVLASNTLESPDQNTAPQ
- a CDS encoding type III secretion system chaperone, which codes for MTEKSRVAVQNVTAQLTQWLISAGFADAANRCDQMVYCFNYDQRWLLNIEPETSSDQLYFYGVLTRLTDAGRQQLAEYLLKQNLLGQATDGYSFALDDDDHVILWHRVTAKEITNAMAFQDSLFHFVAVADRWWHQLQAYSGASLAHMKRPVQATEPLAIKV